The Candidatus Zixiibacteriota bacterium DNA segment TTGTCTCGAACATAACAAGAACCGGTGATGAAGTACTTGTGCAGCATGTCTTCGCCAGCGATCAAGAGGCTGCCGAGGCGGCCTTCGCCGATGCTGTGCAATACGAAAACGGTAAATATATATTGAACCCTGCGCCAGTCGAATTGCAGCATGATCAGCCTCGGACGATTGTGTCAGTCTCACTCGTCGATGGCACCGACAGAAAGCTGGTCGATGTCAGTTCCGTTTTGCTGGTGAGTAGCTTTGATGATGCAATTGATGCCAGGATCTGGCTACTGCTCTTGCCTTCAAGGGAGGTTCTTCAGACAGGAATGAATCTTGAATCGATATCGATTCTGGTGGACGAAGAGATGGACGTGCACGGATGCGTTGCAATCACATATCAGGTCGATGGCGGCTATCTGGCAACTCGGGCGTGGAGCTTCGGATTCTAAGCCTCAGCAATACAGGTGGGTATGCTATGGATCAGCTGGTGTACCTCGATGACAGATACGAAAGACACAAATGTTTCATTGAACCATATATTTCAATTGTTGCCTGACGAAAACTGCAATCTCCTAGTTTGACGGCATTCCCAATGATGAAGTCATACTTGCCAGGAGTGTCAAACATGGTTCGAAAAATGAAGATCCGGATTGTCGCGTCAATCCTGTTTCTTGTGTTTGTAGGGGGAGCGCATGCACAGGATTGGAGGGATCTGCTGGATCAGGCCTCATCGCTCTCCATGGCTCGGAACAACGATTCTGCTATAGTCCTGAGTGAATTAGCGATTAGAGCCGCGGAGGAAGAACTTGGATATGAGGATACAACTGTTGCGAGACTACTGTGTAACCTAGGTGTACTTTGCTTCCATGTCACTGATTTCGGCAGAGCTCTTCCGGTTTGGCAGCGTTCGCTCGCGATACGAGAGAAGGTTCTCGGTCCCAAACATCTCGATATTGCATTTAGCTTGAGCGGAACCGCTCTAACATACTATTATCTGAGCAGATTCGAAGATGCCGAACGATTGCAGAAGAGGGCCTTAGCTATGAGAGAAGAACTGGCTGGCCCGGATGACGAACTTGTTGCAAACAGCCTGAGCAATCTGGCAATAATATACCACGATCAGGGTAGATACGCGAAGGCCGAACCTCTGCATCTTAGATCGCTTGCCATTCGACAGAAAGTGTTTGGAGCAGATCACCTCTCCGTCACGGGCAGCATGAACAACCTTGCAAGGCATTATCTGGATCAAGGGAGGTTTACTGAGGCAGAATCTCTCTATGTGAGATCTTTGGCTATAAGAGAACGGGCTCTTGGGGCGGATCATCACAGTGTGGCGTATATTCTCAGCGATATTGCCGCTCTTTATCAGCTTCAGGGACGTTATGCCGAGGCAGAGTTACTTCATACGCGTGCTCTTGCAATTAACGAGGAATCTTCGGGTCCCCAGAGTTTGCGAGTGGCAGTCTGCCTAAGCGACCTTGCATCGCTTTATAAGGCACAAGGACGATACTCTGATGCAGAGCCACTGTACAATCGCGCTCTGAGTATAGTAGAGCGGAGTCTTGGAGCCGGGCATCCGTTCTATGCTGTCCAATTGTCGAATATGGCGGAAGTATATCAGAATACGGACAGGTACGCCGCATCTGAATCGCTCTGCAAACAAGCGTTGGCAATCTGGGAGGCCTCTCTCGGGTCGGAACACTATTACGTGGCTCAGGGATTAGAGGCACTTTCCAGGCTATGCAGGATGCAAGAGAATTACGATCAAGCGCTTGCCTATGCAAATCGTGCCTACACAGTAAGGCAGAAAAACTTCATAGATAATTCATCAGTTCTCTCGGAGCAGGATGCGCTGATTTATGCCCGAATTTTGCGCAACTCTGCTGATAACTACCTCAGTGCCTATCTCGAAGCAGACAGAGCAGGTTATCAGCCCGATCTCAATGCGGCAAATGTAGTTATTTCGAGCAAAGGCCAGGTTACAGATGGAATTCTCGAACGAAACAGGCTGCTTTCATCACAAGTGGATTCGGCGACGCGCGCATTGGTCAGCTCTTTAACCGCCACGAGGCACCAGTTATCCAGGCTTTTTGTGAATGGGCAGAGCGATGTCCGGAGTGACCTATCGATTACTGCCGACTCGCTGAGAAAGGTCGCTAACGACCTTGAGTCAAAGCTTGCCCGCCGGAGCGTGAGTTTCAAGGATCATCGGGACTTTGTGAATACCAGTGTCGAGGAGATTCGATCCCTGTTGCCGGACGGCATCACCCTGATCGAGTATCTGCGATTCAATTACAGGCCCCCTGACTCTAATGCTGACGACGCTATTCCGTATTACGTTGCTGTTGTTCTACGACGGCAGACAAACCCAGCAATGGTAATACTCGGCGAGGCGTCGCAGATCGATATGCTCGTGTCTGCATACAGCGAGCACATGAAGGGACTCTCCAGCCAGCGCCACATGCCTCTTGCAAGCGACAGGGAGACATACGAAGCTATTGCTACCAAGCTATACGTTGCTCTCATTGCGCCGGTTGAGAATCAACTCGCCCATGGTGAGACTGTTCTCATAGCTCCGGACGGCGCCATTAATCTGGTTTCCTATTCTGGGCTTATTGATGATGATGGCGCATATCTGATCGAGAAGCACGCTGTTCACTATATAAGTTCTGCTCGCGAGATCGCTCGTCGAGTAGGACAGCACGCAACTGGATCGGGTTTGCTTGCCGTCGGTGATCCGGATTTCTATGCCGATGCTATCGCAAGGACAGGCCAAAACGAGCAGGTAGTCTTCGCTTCGGTGAGCAAAGACCAGAGCGAAA contains these protein-coding regions:
- a CDS encoding CHAT domain-containing protein, whose translation is MVRKMKIRIVASILFLVFVGGAHAQDWRDLLDQASSLSMARNNDSAIVLSELAIRAAEEELGYEDTTVARLLCNLGVLCFHVTDFGRALPVWQRSLAIREKVLGPKHLDIAFSLSGTALTYYYLSRFEDAERLQKRALAMREELAGPDDELVANSLSNLAIIYHDQGRYAKAEPLHLRSLAIRQKVFGADHLSVTGSMNNLARHYLDQGRFTEAESLYVRSLAIRERALGADHHSVAYILSDIAALYQLQGRYAEAELLHTRALAINEESSGPQSLRVAVCLSDLASLYKAQGRYSDAEPLYNRALSIVERSLGAGHPFYAVQLSNMAEVYQNTDRYAASESLCKQALAIWEASLGSEHYYVAQGLEALSRLCRMQENYDQALAYANRAYTVRQKNFIDNSSVLSEQDALIYARILRNSADNYLSAYLEADRAGYQPDLNAANVVISSKGQVTDGILERNRLLSSQVDSATRALVSSLTATRHQLSRLFVNGQSDVRSDLSITADSLRKVANDLESKLARRSVSFKDHRDFVNTSVEEIRSLLPDGITLIEYLRFNYRPPDSNADDAIPYYVAVVLRRQTNPAMVILGEASQIDMLVSAYSEHMKGLSSQRHMPLASDRETYEAIATKLYVALIAPVENQLAHGETVLIAPDGAINLVSYSGLIDDDGAYLIEKHAVHYISSAREIARRVGQHATGSGLLAVGDPDFYADAIARTGQNEQVVFASVSKDQSETQNLRTGCEYFSGITLHRLPGTRREIELVTAQWETTFAESSCTFLGQAASEDNLKLSATGKRVIHLATHGYFLTHECDESGPGRILDMTYRQPIENPLLQSGLFFAGANLHGAGADSLGVDDGILTAFEVSCMDLHGTDMVVLSACETGLGEVKSGEGVYGLRRAFRVAGVQTIISALWPVPDRETAAIMYDLYVASDMTIPQRLRQLQLRQISSLRANGLADHPYSWSAFIAVGDWE